The following are encoded together in the Streptomyces sp. NBC_01717 genome:
- a CDS encoding YncE family protein: MRRSWWGGLLRALVAGLVLVAGLALPMVAPQPAQAVPPGTYAYVANFLDGTVSVINTATNTVVVTVPVGDAPWGVAVSPDGTRAYVTNRADGTVSVINTATDTVVATVPVGLEPLGVAVSPDGTRAYVTNFSANTVSVIKTNTNTVVATIPVGDAPIGVAVSPNGTRAYVTNSDDDTVSVIKTNTNTVVATIPVGDFPFGVAVSPNGTRAYITNSDANTVSVIKTNTNTVVVTIPVGDVPQGVAVSRDGARAYVINADDDTVSVIKTNTNTVVATILVGDAPREVAVSPDGTRAYVTDANDDTVSVINTATNTVVATVPVDDLPFGVAIGVVPCPGHGKPGHGKPGHDRPNHGHRHRPGPR, from the coding sequence GTGCGTCGCTCGTGGTGGGGTGGGTTGCTGCGGGCGCTGGTGGCAGGTCTCGTGCTAGTGGCCGGCCTGGCCCTGCCCATGGTGGCCCCGCAGCCCGCCCAGGCCGTGCCGCCCGGCACCTACGCCTACGTCGCCAACTTCCTCGATGGCACGGTGTCGGTGATCAACACAGCGACGAACACGGTGGTGGTCACGGTTCCCGTCGGCGATGCGCCGTGGGGAGTGGCGGTGTCGCCGGACGGCACCCGCGCCTACGTCACTAACCGCGCCGATGGCACGGTGTCCGTGATTAACACCGCGACCGACACGGTCGTCGCCACCGTCCCCGTCGGCCTTGAGCCCCTGGGGGTGGCGGTGTCGCCGGACGGCACCCGCGCCTACGTCACCAACTTCAGCGCCAACACGGTGTCCGTGATCAAAACGAACACGAACACGGTCGTCGCCACCATCCCCGTCGGCGATGCTCCCATCGGGGTGGCGGTGTCGCCGAACGGCACCCGCGCCTACGTCACCAATTCCGACGACGACACGGTGTCCGTGATCAAGACGAACACGAACACGGTCGTCGCCACCATCCCCGTCGGCGACTTCCCGTTCGGGGTGGCGGTGTCGCCGAACGGCACCCGCGCCTACATCACCAATTCCGACGCCAACACGGTGTCCGTGATCAAAACGAACACGAACACGGTCGTCGTCACCATCCCCGTCGGCGATGTGCCCCAGGGGGTGGCGGTGTCGCGGGACGGCGCCCGCGCCTACGTCATCAACGCCGACGACGACACGGTGTCGGTGATCAAGACGAACACGAACACGGTCGTCGCCACCATCCTCGTCGGCGATGCGCCTCGAGAGGTGGCGGTGTCGCCGGACGGCACCCGCGCCTACGTCACCGACGCCAACGACGACACGGTGTCCGTGATCAACACCGCCACCAACACCGTCGTGGCCACCGTCCCCGTCGACGACCTCCCGTTCGGGGTGGCGATCGGAGTCGTGCCCTGCCCAGGCCACGGCAAGCCGGGTCACGGAAAGCCAGGCCACGACCGGCCCAACCACGGCCACCGCCACCGCCCTGGCCCCCGGTAA
- a CDS encoding integrase — protein sequence MSALEADTAVVPAPAAADERQVLVERWAQRHGIDAAQRLAESEDLADAVAAELTPDNTLDTYAKSWRVWERFCAATGLPPSEGDRGSLVAFVTWMLREGQHNGRGYAPSSAGTHLAATVVGLHERVATVSSDDESEARKALEGLAVKLLQAGERRGRGQAVSADIDGLYAIARSCPDTLTGARDKALVLTGFHYASRSQDPAGLLTGDVTLHPRGLVIAVLTGKTKHSVRNAKLAYAQDPEVCPVRAWTAYRTRLVTGHGEQWADPSTPAFVGIDRHGHITGGMVPDSVTRPVKRISKRAEVPIHRTGHSLRIGLASAALKRGRDGIVIADQGGWARHSRSMLAYMQREGGWDDNASTASPDQRNGKGPDLSVREPSFKSYRQNLRRVIGRSSCAALPPLRRWLTGRR from the coding sequence GTGAGCGCCCTCGAGGCGGACACCGCGGTGGTGCCCGCTCCGGCGGCCGCCGACGAGCGCCAGGTGCTCGTGGAGCGGTGGGCCCAGCGGCACGGCATCGACGCTGCCCAGCGCCTCGCCGAGTCAGAGGACCTCGCCGACGCGGTCGCCGCCGAGCTCACCCCGGACAACACCCTCGACACCTACGCGAAGTCCTGGCGGGTGTGGGAACGGTTCTGCGCCGCCACCGGCCTGCCCCCCTCCGAGGGCGACCGCGGCTCCCTGGTCGCGTTCGTGACCTGGATGCTGCGCGAGGGCCAGCACAACGGGCGCGGCTACGCCCCCAGTTCCGCCGGCACCCACCTGGCGGCCACGGTCGTCGGCCTGCACGAGCGCGTGGCCACGGTCAGCAGCGACGACGAGAGCGAGGCCCGCAAGGCGCTGGAGGGCCTGGCGGTGAAGCTGCTCCAGGCCGGGGAACGGCGCGGCCGCGGCCAGGCGGTCAGCGCCGACATCGACGGCCTGTACGCGATCGCCCGCTCCTGCCCCGACACCCTCACCGGCGCCCGGGACAAGGCCCTGGTCCTCACCGGCTTCCACTACGCCTCGCGCTCCCAGGACCCCGCCGGACTACTGACCGGCGACGTCACCCTGCACCCGCGCGGCCTGGTCATCGCGGTGCTCACCGGCAAGACCAAGCACTCGGTGCGCAACGCGAAACTCGCCTACGCCCAGGACCCGGAGGTCTGCCCGGTGCGGGCCTGGACCGCCTACCGCACCCGGCTGGTCACCGGGCACGGCGAGCAGTGGGCCGACCCGTCGACCCCGGCGTTCGTCGGCATCGACCGGCACGGCCACATCACCGGCGGAATGGTCCCCGACAGCGTCACCCGCCCCGTCAAACGGATCTCGAAGCGCGCCGAGGTCCCGATCCACCGGACCGGCCACTCGCTGCGCATCGGACTCGCTTCCGCCGCCCTCAAGCGCGGGCGCGACGGCATCGTCATCGCCGACCAGGGCGGCTGGGCCCGCCACTCCCGCTCCATGCTCGCCTACATGCAGCGCGAGGGCGGCTGGGACGACAACGCCTCCACGGCCTCACCTGACCAACGAAACGGGAAGGGCCCCGATCTATCGGTGCGGGAGCCTTCTTTCAAGTCTTACCGGCAGAATCTCCGGCGGGTTATCGGCCGATCATCTTGTGCAGCACTCCCACCCCTGCGCCGCTGGCTGACAGGCCGGCGATGA
- a CDS encoding DUF6083 domain-containing protein — protein MGDTENTADRPDRPDNALQAALEGATAPPPPAPPECPHCALPQNRYPTLYDGHWVLLEPRIFVPAHTVPPRRRWVLTLDGTAMNLWDAEPLPGTQCRIAHRMVCPYLEPEDPPLWATALRNENERKAQRLFNLPEDWNLPDTG, from the coding sequence ATGGGGGACACCGAGAACACCGCCGACCGCCCGGACCGCCCCGACAACGCGCTGCAGGCCGCCCTCGAGGGCGCGACCGCCCCACCACCACCCGCACCACCAGAATGCCCGCACTGCGCACTGCCCCAGAACCGCTACCCCACCCTCTATGACGGGCACTGGGTACTCCTCGAGCCGAGGATCTTCGTCCCCGCCCACACCGTTCCCCCGCGCCGGCGATGGGTCCTCACCCTGGACGGGACCGCTATGAACCTGTGGGACGCCGAGCCCTTGCCCGGAACCCAGTGCCGGATCGCACACCGCATGGTCTGCCCCTACCTCGAACCCGAAGACCCCCCGTTGTGGGCCACCGCGCTCCGCAACGAAAACGAACGAAAGGCGCAACGCCTGTTCAACCTGCCCGAGGACTGGAACCTCCCAGACACCGGCTGA
- a CDS encoding IS630 family transposase: MSHRGPRAVEVVLSAEERAELLRWAGGGVPARVAERARIILACADGASNTGAAADCGVSVETVRKWRSRFVARGLAGLADETRPGRRKPDLVLSEAERAELTRWARRAKTAQFLALRAKIVLRCAEGGTNKEVAAELGIAHATVNRWRSRFITLRLDGLTDEPRPGRPPSVLLDQVEDVLVATLESVPGKDTHWSRASMAKHSGLSKSTVGRIWKKFDLKPHLQDSFKLSTDPQFVAKVVDVVGLYHHPPEKAVVLCVDEKSQIQALDRSQPVLPMMPGMPERRTHDYYRHGITSLFAAFNIADGTVISELHRRHRAIEFKKFLIRIDKAVPTGLDVHLVCDNYATHNTAEIKTWLGKHPRFHVHFTPTGSSWMNQVERWFGLLTDKLIRRGVHTSVKALEKDITAWIDTWNENPKPFTWTKTADEILKSLADYLTKISPPSTENQQQT; encoded by the coding sequence ATGTCGCATCGAGGCCCTCGTGCTGTCGAAGTCGTGCTGTCCGCTGAGGAGCGTGCGGAGCTGCTGCGCTGGGCGGGTGGCGGGGTGCCGGCCCGTGTGGCGGAGCGCGCGCGGATCATCCTGGCCTGTGCGGACGGGGCGTCAAATACCGGTGCGGCGGCGGACTGTGGGGTGTCCGTGGAGACGGTGCGCAAGTGGCGTTCGCGGTTCGTGGCCCGGGGGCTGGCGGGTCTGGCGGATGAGACGCGGCCGGGTCGGCGCAAGCCGGACCTGGTGCTCAGCGAAGCCGAGCGGGCGGAGCTGACGCGCTGGGCGCGGCGGGCGAAGACCGCGCAGTTCCTGGCACTGCGCGCGAAGATCGTGCTGCGGTGTGCGGAGGGCGGGACGAACAAGGAGGTCGCGGCCGAACTCGGCATCGCCCATGCGACGGTGAACCGCTGGCGCTCCAGGTTCATCACCCTGCGTCTGGACGGACTGACGGACGAGCCCCGCCCCGGCAGGCCGCCCTCGGTCCTGCTCGACCAGGTCGAGGACGTACTTGTGGCGACTCTGGAGTCCGTCCCGGGCAAGGACACGCACTGGTCGCGTGCCTCGATGGCGAAGCACAGTGGGCTGTCGAAATCGACCGTCGGGCGGATCTGGAAGAAGTTCGACCTCAAGCCCCACCTGCAGGACTCCTTCAAACTGTCCACCGACCCGCAGTTCGTCGCCAAGGTCGTCGACGTCGTCGGCCTCTACCACCATCCGCCGGAGAAGGCGGTGGTTCTCTGCGTCGATGAAAAGAGCCAGATTCAGGCACTGGACCGCTCGCAGCCGGTACTGCCGATGATGCCGGGCATGCCCGAACGCCGCACCCACGACTACTACCGGCACGGGATCACCAGCCTGTTCGCCGCCTTCAACATCGCCGACGGCACCGTCATATCGGAACTGCACCGCCGCCACCGCGCCATCGAGTTCAAGAAGTTCCTGATCCGGATCGACAAGGCCGTGCCCACCGGACTCGACGTCCACCTGGTCTGTGACAATTACGCCACCCACAACACCGCCGAGATCAAGACGTGGCTGGGTAAACACCCCCGCTTCCACGTCCACTTCACCCCGACCGGCTCTTCCTGGATGAACCAGGTCGAGCGGTGGTTCGGCCTGCTGACCGACAAACTCATCCGCCGCGGCGTCCACACCTCCGTGAAAGCCCTGGAGAAGGACATCACCGCCTGGATCGACACCTGGAACGAGAACCCGAAGCCGTTCACCTGGACCAAGACCGCCGACGAGATCCTCAAGTCCCTCGCCGACTACCTCACCAAAATCAGCCCACCCAGCACCGAAAACCAGCAGCAGACTTAA
- a CDS encoding IS630 family transposase — protein sequence MTSTAGASVPRRGPKLEPLLLSVEERAELERWTRRATSAQALALRARIVLACAGPEVPPIVAVARDLRVAADTVRKWRRRFLAERLDGLVDEPRPGRPPTISVDQVEAVVVTTLEQLPKNATHWSRTSMARHSGLSKSTVGRIWRQFQLKPHLADTFKLSTDPLFVEKVYDVVGLYFNPPEGAVVLSVDEKSQIQALDRSQPVLPMMPGMPERRTHDYVRNGLTTLFAAFDVATGEVITALHRRHRAVEFKKFLVRIDKEVPAHLQVHLIVDNYGTHKTPAIRAWLAKHPRFELHFTPTGSSWINQVERWFGYLAHQMIRRGAHKNIQALEADIRAWVKDWNEDPKPFIWTKTAEEILDSLARFCRRISGAGH from the coding sequence GTGACTTCTACTGCTGGTGCGTCAGTTCCTCGTCGAGGCCCGAAGCTGGAACCGCTGTTGCTGTCCGTGGAGGAGCGGGCGGAGTTGGAGCGGTGGACGCGTCGGGCGACGTCGGCTCAGGCGCTGGCGTTGCGGGCGCGGATTGTGCTGGCGTGTGCGGGGCCGGAGGTGCCGCCGATTGTCGCGGTCGCCCGGGATCTGCGGGTGGCCGCGGACACGGTCCGCAAATGGCGGCGACGCTTTCTCGCTGAGCGGCTGGACGGGCTGGTGGACGAGCCGCGGCCGGGCCGGCCGCCCACCATCAGCGTCGATCAGGTGGAAGCGGTGGTGGTCACCACGCTGGAACAACTGCCGAAGAACGCCACCCACTGGTCGCGGACGTCAATGGCCCGGCACAGCGGCCTGTCGAAGTCGACCGTGGGCAGGATCTGGCGGCAGTTCCAGCTCAAGCCGCATCTGGCGGACACCTTCAAGCTGTCGACGGACCCGTTGTTCGTGGAGAAGGTCTACGACGTCGTGGGTCTTTACTTCAACCCGCCCGAGGGCGCGGTGGTGCTGTCGGTGGACGAGAAGTCGCAGATCCAGGCTCTGGACCGGTCTCAGCCGGTGCTGCCGATGATGCCGGGTATGCCCGAGCGGCGTACCCACGACTATGTGCGCAACGGCCTGACCACACTGTTTGCCGCGTTCGATGTCGCCACGGGGGAAGTCATCACGGCCCTGCACCGCCGGCACCGGGCTGTGGAGTTCAAGAAGTTCCTGGTCCGGATCGACAAGGAGGTGCCCGCGCACCTGCAGGTCCACCTGATCGTGGACAATTACGGCACTCACAAGACTCCCGCGATCAGAGCCTGGCTGGCCAAACACCCGCGGTTCGAGCTGCACTTCACCCCGACCGGCTCCTCGTGGATCAACCAGGTCGAGCGGTGGTTCGGCTACCTGGCCCACCAGATGATCCGTCGTGGCGCACACAAGAACATCCAGGCCCTGGAAGCCGATATCCGAGCCTGGGTCAAGGACTGGAACGAAGACCCCAAGCCCTTCATCTGGACCAAGACCGCCGAAGAGATCCTCGACTCCCTCGCCCGCTTCTGCCGACGGATCTCCGGCGCAGGACACTAG